A window of Rhabdothermincola salaria contains these coding sequences:
- a CDS encoding HU family DNA-binding protein: MTKSELISEIAERSGLAKSDVEKCMKEFEGVVHEVVAKGEEKLTMPGFLSFEQTMRSARTGRNPQTGETIQVPASKAVKVTAGSKLKASAKGA, from the coding sequence ATGACCAAGTCCGAGCTCATCTCCGAGATCGCCGAGCGCAGCGGGCTCGCCAAGTCCGACGTCGAGAAGTGCATGAAGGAGTTCGAGGGCGTCGTCCACGAGGTCGTCGCCAAGGGTGAGGAGAAGCTCACCATGCCGGGCTTCCTCTCCTTCGAGCAGACCATGCGCTCCGCCCGCACCGGCCGCAACCCCCAGACCGGCGAGACCATCCAGGTCCCGGCCTCCAAGGCCGTCAAGGTCACCGCCGGCTCCAAGCTCAAGGCCTCCGCCAAGGGCGCCTGA
- a CDS encoding ANTAR domain-containing response regulator, with amino-acid sequence MPTRVVIAEDEAIIRLDLKETLLEEGYEVVGETGRGDEAVELVKAHAPDIAILDIKMPGLDGLSAAREIAGERRAAVLILTAFSQRDLIEQARDAGALAYLVKPFQRSELIPAIELAIGRFQEMKALADQAQNLEDQLETRKIVDRAKGQLMDGHAMSEGDAFSFIQRTAMRERLTMKLVSERIIAGELVPPAS; translated from the coding sequence GTGCCGACCCGTGTCGTGATCGCCGAGGACGAGGCCATCATCCGCCTCGACCTGAAGGAGACCCTCCTCGAGGAGGGCTACGAGGTCGTGGGCGAGACCGGACGGGGCGACGAGGCCGTCGAGTTGGTCAAGGCCCATGCTCCGGACATCGCCATCCTCGACATCAAGATGCCGGGCCTCGACGGGCTGTCCGCGGCCCGCGAGATCGCCGGTGAGCGCCGGGCCGCGGTGCTCATCCTCACCGCCTTCAGCCAGCGCGACCTCATCGAGCAGGCCCGCGACGCCGGGGCGCTGGCCTACCTGGTCAAGCCGTTCCAGCGCAGCGAGCTGATCCCCGCCATCGAGCTGGCCATCGGCCGGTTCCAGGAGATGAAGGCGCTGGCCGACCAGGCCCAGAACCTCGAGGACCAGCTCGAGACGCGCAAGATCGTCGACCGCGCCAAGGGCCAGCTCATGGACGGCCACGCCATGTCCGAGGGCGACGCCTTCTCGTTCATCCAGCGCACGGCCATGCGCGAGCGCCTCACCATGAAGCTGGTGAGCGAGCGGATCATCGCCGGCGAGCTCGTCCCGCCGGCGTCGTGA
- the fabD gene encoding ACP S-malonyltransferase, which produces MIVFTFPGQGSQKPGMGEAWRDHPSWELVDEASSVAERDLARLLLEADADELKATHNAQLATFLTSLVVLDAVERVGVEPAATAGHSLGEYTALVASGALSLDDGVRLVAERGEAMLEAATTQTGTMAAVLGLDDGDVEIACARVDGDVWVANYNAPGQVVVAGSPDAVAEAADVAKAMGAKKVMPMAVSGAFHTPFMAPARERLRKAVGAAELRAPDVPVYANVDALAHGDGDEWPGLLGAQLCSPVRWRQSLHHLADAGATVFVELGPGNVLTGMAKRTVSGATTLSVSVPDDLDKLLATLATPSAASAGVHEGEHLFATERVVVSPAAGVFAPAADVDAGTEVTPGSVLGLVGDQEVRSPFAGTVMGMLAVDGERVSVSQPIAWLRTS; this is translated from the coding sequence ATGATCGTGTTCACCTTCCCTGGGCAGGGCTCTCAGAAGCCCGGCATGGGCGAGGCCTGGCGGGACCACCCCTCCTGGGAGCTCGTCGACGAGGCCTCGTCGGTCGCCGAGCGCGACCTGGCCCGCCTGCTGCTCGAGGCCGACGCCGACGAGCTCAAGGCCACCCACAACGCCCAGCTGGCCACCTTCCTCACCAGCCTGGTCGTCCTCGACGCCGTCGAGCGCGTCGGCGTCGAACCGGCCGCCACCGCCGGCCACAGCCTCGGCGAGTACACCGCCCTGGTGGCCAGCGGCGCCCTCTCCCTCGACGACGGGGTGCGCCTCGTCGCCGAACGGGGCGAGGCCATGCTCGAGGCGGCCACCACCCAGACGGGCACCATGGCCGCGGTGCTGGGGCTCGACGACGGCGACGTCGAGATCGCCTGCGCCCGCGTCGACGGCGACGTCTGGGTGGCCAACTACAACGCCCCCGGCCAGGTGGTGGTGGCCGGCAGCCCCGACGCCGTCGCTGAGGCCGCCGACGTGGCCAAGGCCATGGGCGCCAAGAAGGTCATGCCCATGGCGGTCAGCGGCGCCTTCCACACCCCGTTCATGGCCCCGGCGCGCGAGCGGCTGCGCAAGGCCGTCGGCGCCGCCGAGCTGCGGGCCCCCGACGTGCCCGTCTACGCCAACGTCGACGCCCTCGCCCACGGCGACGGCGACGAGTGGCCCGGCCTCCTCGGCGCCCAGCTCTGCAGCCCGGTGCGCTGGCGCCAGAGCCTGCACCACCTCGCCGACGCCGGCGCCACCGTGTTCGTGGAGCTCGGCCCCGGCAACGTGCTCACCGGGATGGCCAAGCGCACCGTCAGCGGGGCCACCACGCTGTCGGTGTCGGTCCCCGACGACCTCGACAAGCTGCTCGCCACCCTGGCCACCCCGTCGGCCGCCAGCGCCGGCGTGCACGAGGGCGAGCACCTCTTCGCCACCGAGCGCGTCGTGGTGAGCCCCGCCGCCGGGGTGTTCGCCCCCGCCGCCGACGTCGATGCCGGCACCGAGGTCACCCCCGGCAGCGTGCTCGGGCTGGTCGGCGACCAAGAGGTCCGCTCCCCGTTCGCCGGCACCGTCATGGGCATGCTCGCCGTGGACGGCGAACGGGTCTCGGTCAGCCAACCCATCGCCTGGTTGCGCACCTCGTGA
- a CDS encoding methylated-DNA--[protein]-cysteine S-methyltransferase, with amino-acid sequence MATAVLETIVGPLTVEAGAAGLRRIEFGAWPPPPDDEVSARATAVLEQACSELDEYFAGSRTSFDVAIDWARATSGFRSRVLHELALVPFGEVVSYAELAGRAGNPNAARAVGSAMATNPWPIVVPCHRVVRSGGALGQYGGGPDVKARLLALEGLTLPA; translated from the coding sequence GTGGCCACAGCCGTTCTGGAGACGATCGTCGGGCCCCTGACCGTGGAAGCCGGGGCCGCGGGGTTGCGCCGCATCGAGTTCGGTGCCTGGCCGCCGCCGCCCGACGACGAGGTGTCAGCGCGGGCCACCGCGGTGCTCGAGCAGGCCTGCTCCGAGCTCGACGAGTACTTCGCCGGGTCGCGCACCAGCTTCGACGTCGCCATCGACTGGGCGCGGGCCACGTCGGGCTTCCGCTCCCGGGTCCTGCACGAGCTGGCCCTGGTGCCCTTCGGCGAGGTCGTCAGCTACGCGGAGCTCGCCGGCCGCGCCGGCAACCCCAACGCCGCCCGGGCGGTGGGGTCGGCCATGGCCACCAACCCGTGGCCCATCGTGGTGCCGTGCCACCGGGTGGTGCGCAGCGGCGGTGCGCTCGGTCAGTACGGCGGGGGCCCGGACGTCAAGGCCCGCCTCCTCGCCCTCGAGGGCCTGACCCTCCCCGCCTGA
- the fabZ gene encoding 3-hydroxyacyl-ACP dehydratase FabZ, whose translation MSPLAAPDEVLPHRPPFLFLDEVVRLEVGASAEGRWHLTGDEDFFGGHFPGRPTLPGVLMLEAIAQLGAYAVLCDEAYAGKLPLFGGVDKARFRRQVVPGDTLTLEIELGRMSARAGKGHGRAHVAGETACEADLLFVFA comes from the coding sequence GTGAGCCCGCTGGCGGCGCCCGACGAGGTGCTCCCGCATCGGCCGCCCTTCCTCTTCCTCGACGAGGTCGTCCGCCTCGAGGTGGGGGCGTCCGCCGAGGGGCGCTGGCACCTCACCGGCGACGAGGACTTCTTCGGAGGGCACTTCCCGGGCCGCCCCACCCTGCCCGGCGTGTTGATGCTCGAAGCGATCGCCCAGCTCGGCGCCTACGCGGTGCTGTGCGACGAGGCCTACGCCGGCAAGCTCCCGTTGTTCGGCGGGGTCGACAAGGCGCGCTTCCGACGCCAGGTGGTGCCCGGCGATACCCTCACCCTCGAGATCGAGCTCGGCCGCATGTCCGCTCGGGCCGGCAAGGGGCACGGGCGGGCCCACGTGGCGGGCGAGACGGCCTGCGAGGCCGATCTGCTGTTCGTGTTCGCCTGA
- the acpP gene encoding acyl carrier protein, whose translation MSDDPFERFKKCAVELLGVTPEQVTMDAKFGDDLDADSLDLVELVMALEEEFDVSVDESELEGVDTVGQAFELITSKQ comes from the coding sequence GTGAGCGACGATCCCTTCGAGCGGTTCAAGAAGTGCGCCGTGGAGCTGCTGGGCGTGACGCCCGAGCAGGTCACCATGGACGCCAAGTTCGGTGACGACCTCGACGCCGACAGCCTCGACCTCGTCGAGCTGGTCATGGCCCTCGAAGAGGAGTTCGACGTGTCCGTCGACGAGTCGGAGCTGGAAGGCGTCGACACCGTCGGGCAGGCGTTCGAACTGATCACCTCCAAGCAGTGA
- a CDS encoding beta-ketoacyl-ACP synthase III yields MSDTPTGTRPAPGTRGAAIVSWGTALPDNVVTNADFEARLDTTDAWITERTGIKERRHGGSTASLATEAGRAALDAAGLTGDDIDYLLLATTTPDYQIPSTASEVEDALGIRGGASDLNAACSGFVYALVHAHGLIAMGLQRVLIIGAETMSRVTDMEDRNTAILFGDGAGAVVVEATDDDGQLLGFDLGSDGSLRSLLDAPIGGVMQMNGKEVFRQAVTVMVRSANASLAAAGATADDLALVVPHQANIRIIDAACNRLGIGSDRLATVLHATGNTSSASIPLALVDALDAGRVAPGDLVLLVGFGAGMSWASAVVRWPDVDALRSSGATS; encoded by the coding sequence GTGAGCGACACCCCCACCGGCACCCGGCCGGCACCCGGCACCCGTGGCGCGGCCATCGTCTCGTGGGGCACGGCCCTCCCCGACAACGTCGTCACCAACGCCGACTTCGAGGCCCGCCTCGACACCACCGACGCGTGGATCACCGAGCGCACCGGCATCAAGGAGCGTCGCCACGGCGGCAGCACGGCGTCGCTGGCCACCGAGGCCGGTCGCGCCGCGCTCGACGCCGCCGGCCTCACCGGCGACGACATCGACTACCTCCTGCTCGCCACCACCACCCCCGACTACCAGATCCCCTCCACGGCCTCCGAGGTCGAGGACGCCCTCGGCATCCGCGGCGGCGCCAGCGACCTCAACGCCGCCTGCTCCGGGTTCGTCTACGCCCTCGTGCACGCCCACGGCCTCATCGCCATGGGCCTGCAGCGGGTGCTCATCATCGGCGCCGAGACCATGAGCCGAGTCACCGACATGGAGGACCGCAACACCGCCATCCTCTTCGGCGACGGCGCCGGGGCCGTGGTGGTCGAGGCCACCGACGACGACGGGCAGCTGCTCGGCTTCGACCTCGGTTCCGACGGCTCGCTGCGCTCGCTGCTCGACGCCCCCATCGGCGGGGTCATGCAGATGAACGGCAAGGAGGTGTTCCGCCAGGCGGTCACCGTGATGGTGCGCTCCGCCAACGCCTCGCTCGCCGCCGCCGGCGCCACCGCCGACGACCTCGCCCTGGTGGTCCCCCACCAGGCCAACATCCGCATCATCGACGCCGCCTGCAACCGCCTCGGCATCGGCTCCGACCGGCTGGCCACCGTGCTGCACGCCACCGGCAACACCTCCTCGGCGTCCATCCCCCTGGCCCTGGTCGACGCCCTCGACGCCGGTCGGGTCGCCCCTGGCGACCTGGTGCTGCTCGTCGGCTTCGGTGCCGGCATGAGCTGGGCCTCCGCCGTGGTGCGCTGGCCCGACGTCGACGCCCTGCGCTCGTCAGGAGCCACCTCGTGA
- a CDS encoding acyl-CoA dehydrogenase family protein — MSSFELSEDHEQFRSVVRDFAEAEIAPHAEEWDRDHVFPVDTVRAMGDLGLFGIPFPEAYGGGGGDLTTLCVAIEEIARVDQSLAITLEAGVGLGANPIFRYGTEDQKQRWLPDLCAGRTLGGFGLTEPDAGSDAGRTRTTARLDDTTGEWVINGEKAFITNSGSEMTALVTVTARTGADEISAVIVPSGTPGFEVQPAYRKMGWHASDTHGLAFADCRVPAENLLGERGRGFRQFLEILDEGRVAIAALATGVVQACLEHATAYAQQRQAFGRPIGANQGVAFPIADLAVMADTARLLTYRAAWRRDQGRPFAREAAIAKLQSSEAAVTATRIATQVFGGYGFIDETPVARFYRDAKILEIGEGTSEIQRMIIARSLGLG; from the coding sequence ATGTCGAGCTTCGAGCTGTCCGAGGACCACGAGCAGTTCCGCTCCGTGGTGCGGGACTTCGCCGAGGCCGAGATCGCCCCCCACGCCGAGGAATGGGATCGCGACCACGTCTTCCCCGTGGACACCGTGCGGGCCATGGGCGACCTGGGCCTGTTCGGCATCCCCTTCCCCGAGGCCTACGGCGGGGGCGGCGGCGACCTCACCACCTTGTGCGTGGCCATCGAGGAGATCGCCCGGGTCGACCAGTCCCTCGCCATCACGCTCGAGGCCGGGGTGGGCCTGGGCGCCAACCCCATCTTCCGCTACGGCACCGAGGACCAGAAGCAGCGCTGGCTCCCGGACCTCTGCGCCGGGCGCACCCTCGGGGGGTTCGGGCTCACCGAGCCCGACGCCGGCTCCGACGCCGGGCGCACCCGCACCACAGCCCGCCTCGACGACACCACCGGCGAGTGGGTGATCAACGGCGAGAAGGCCTTCATCACCAACTCGGGCAGCGAGATGACGGCGCTGGTCACCGTCACCGCCCGCACCGGAGCCGACGAGATCAGCGCCGTCATCGTCCCGTCGGGCACCCCGGGCTTCGAGGTGCAACCGGCGTACCGCAAGATGGGGTGGCACGCCTCGGACACCCACGGGCTGGCGTTCGCCGACTGCCGGGTGCCGGCCGAGAACCTCCTCGGGGAACGGGGCCGGGGGTTCCGCCAGTTCCTCGAGATCCTCGACGAGGGCCGTGTGGCGATCGCCGCGCTGGCCACCGGCGTGGTGCAGGCCTGCCTGGAGCACGCCACCGCCTACGCCCAGCAGCGCCAGGCGTTCGGCCGCCCCATCGGGGCCAACCAGGGGGTGGCCTTCCCCATCGCCGACCTGGCGGTGATGGCCGACACCGCCCGGTTGCTCACCTACCGGGCGGCGTGGCGCCGCGACCAGGGCCGGCCCTTCGCCCGCGAGGCCGCCATCGCCAAGCTGCAGAGCTCCGAGGCCGCCGTCACCGCCACCCGCATCGCCACCCAGGTCTTCGGCGGGTACGGGTTCATCGACGAGACGCCGGTGGCCCGCTTCTACCGTGACGCCAAGATCCTCGAGATCGGCGAGGGCACCAGCGAGATCCAGCGGATGATCATCGCCCGCAGCCTCGGGCTGGGCTGA
- the bcp gene encoding thioredoxin-dependent thiol peroxidase, with translation MTATAPAAGDKAPAFTLLDQDGSKVKLTDYKGRKVMVFFYPKADTPGCTTQACGLRDVAAEIGDTAILGISPDAPAKQKKFDDKHGLGYPLLSDEDHAVAEKYGAWGEKSMYGKKYMGIIRSAFLVDEKGKIAHAWPKVSPKDTPKNLLKALAE, from the coding sequence ATGACTGCCACCGCACCCGCCGCCGGCGACAAGGCCCCCGCGTTCACCCTGCTCGACCAGGACGGCTCCAAGGTGAAGCTCACCGACTACAAGGGCCGCAAGGTCATGGTGTTCTTCTACCCGAAGGCCGACACGCCGGGCTGCACCACCCAGGCGTGCGGGTTGCGCGACGTCGCCGCCGAGATCGGCGACACCGCCATCCTCGGCATCAGCCCCGACGCCCCCGCCAAGCAGAAGAAGTTCGACGACAAGCACGGCCTCGGGTACCCGCTGCTGTCCGACGAGGACCACGCGGTGGCCGAGAAGTACGGGGCGTGGGGCGAGAAGAGCATGTACGGCAAGAAGTACATGGGCATCATCCGCTCGGCGTTCCTCGTCGACGAGAAGGGCAAGATCGCCCATGCCTGGCCCAAGGTCAGCCCCAAGGACACGCCCAAGAACCTCCTGAAGGCCCTCGCCGAGTGA
- a CDS encoding beta-ketoacyl-[acyl-carrier-protein] synthase family protein yields the protein MAERRVAVTGIGVVSPCGIGVEAFWDGLLSEPPEGLRRIEDFDPAPYFDNPKEARRTDRFAQFALAAAAEALAQAGDIGGDPMRKGSWIGTGIGGLTTLEEQVLVNEHKGARRVSPFMVPMLMANAASAAVSMRYGWQGPCETTCTACAAGTQSIGNAYRLITSGRCDAVITGSSESTMTPTCIAGFTNMTAMSGSYTSRPFDKDRDGFVLAEGAGVLVLEEWEAARSRGATILGEIMGAASNADAHHITAPSPGGVGAIACMEMALADAGITPDQVGQVNAHGTSTPLNDAAEADAIGKVFGAPGPAVTSIKGVTGHSLGAAGALEAVATILSMGKGLIPPTAGYTTPDPDMAPIDLVVGEARPWEPAPTLSNSFGFGGHNGCIVIGPPTD from the coding sequence ATGGCGGAGCGACGGGTCGCCGTCACCGGGATCGGCGTCGTGAGCCCCTGTGGCATCGGCGTCGAGGCCTTCTGGGACGGGCTGCTGTCCGAGCCCCCGGAGGGCCTGCGCCGCATCGAGGACTTCGATCCGGCGCCCTACTTCGACAACCCGAAGGAGGCCCGTCGCACCGACCGCTTCGCCCAGTTCGCCCTGGCCGCCGCCGCCGAGGCCCTGGCCCAGGCCGGTGACATCGGCGGCGACCCCATGCGCAAGGGCAGCTGGATCGGCACCGGCATCGGCGGGCTCACCACCCTCGAGGAGCAGGTGCTCGTCAACGAGCACAAGGGGGCCCGACGGGTCAGCCCGTTCATGGTGCCCATGCTCATGGCCAACGCCGCCTCGGCCGCCGTCTCCATGCGCTACGGCTGGCAGGGCCCGTGCGAGACCACCTGCACGGCCTGCGCGGCCGGCACCCAGTCCATCGGCAACGCCTACCGGCTCATCACGTCGGGCCGCTGCGACGCTGTCATCACCGGCTCGTCGGAGTCCACCATGACCCCGACCTGCATCGCCGGCTTCACCAACATGACCGCCATGTCGGGCAGCTACACGTCGCGCCCCTTCGACAAGGACCGCGACGGCTTCGTGCTGGCCGAGGGTGCAGGGGTGCTGGTGCTCGAGGAGTGGGAGGCGGCCCGCAGCCGCGGCGCCACCATCCTGGGCGAGATCATGGGTGCCGCCTCCAACGCCGACGCCCACCACATCACCGCGCCCTCGCCCGGCGGGGTGGGCGCCATCGCCTGCATGGAGATGGCCCTCGCCGACGCCGGCATCACCCCCGACCAGGTCGGCCAGGTGAACGCCCACGGCACCTCCACGCCGCTCAACGACGCCGCCGAGGCCGACGCCATCGGCAAGGTCTTCGGTGCTCCCGGCCCCGCGGTCACGTCCATCAAGGGCGTCACCGGCCACTCCCTCGGTGCCGCCGGCGCGCTCGAGGCCGTCGCCACCATCCTCTCCATGGGCAAGGGCCTCATCCCGCCCACCGCGGGGTACACCACCCCGGACCCGGACATGGCCCCCATCGATCTCGTCGTCGGCGAGGCCCGCCCCTGGGAGCCGGCCCCCACGCTGTCGAACAGCTTCGGCTTCGGCGGCCACAACGGCTGCATCGTCATCGGCCCGCCGACCGACTGA
- a CDS encoding globin has translation MTSDEQLLFERVDGEAFFVRLVDRFYAGVVADPVLAPLYPPDDIEGAKARLAGFLVQFWGGPTTYSDQRGHPRLRMRHAPFVIGEAEREAWFRHMATAVGAAADAGELSADDEARMLSYFHRAAEHMVNAPGAGSGT, from the coding sequence GTGACCAGCGACGAGCAGCTCCTCTTCGAGAGGGTCGACGGGGAGGCGTTCTTCGTGCGTCTGGTCGATCGCTTCTACGCCGGCGTGGTCGCCGACCCCGTCCTGGCCCCGCTGTACCCGCCCGACGACATCGAGGGGGCCAAGGCCCGCCTGGCCGGGTTCCTCGTGCAGTTCTGGGGTGGGCCGACCACCTACAGCGACCAGCGGGGCCATCCCCGGCTGCGCATGCGCCACGCCCCGTTCGTGATCGGCGAGGCCGAACGCGAGGCCTGGTTCCGTCACATGGCCACCGCCGTGGGTGCCGCGGCCGACGCCGGCGAGCTCTCCGCGGACGACGAGGCCCGTATGCTCTCGTACTTCCATCGTGCCGCCGAGCACATGGTCAACGCCCCCGGCGCTGGATCGGGGACCTGA
- the fabG gene encoding 3-oxoacyl-ACP reductase FabG, producing MSGRVALVTGGNRGIGRSCAQALADAGHRVAVTYRSAPPDDVPADWLCVACDVTDAEAVDAAFSRIEQEWGPVEILVSNAGVTADMLVLRMNEDDFSGVLDANLVGGFRVAKRAVAKMMRARFGRIVFVGSVVGSTGQAGQANYAASKAGLVGLARSLAREFASRSITVNVVAPGPVATDMFAAVADDTRAAIEAAVPLGRMAEPEEVAAAVAFLASDQAGYITGAVVPVDGGLGMGAT from the coding sequence GTGAGCGGCCGGGTCGCCCTCGTCACCGGCGGCAACCGGGGCATCGGTCGGTCCTGCGCCCAGGCCCTGGCCGACGCCGGCCATCGCGTCGCCGTCACCTACCGTTCCGCACCCCCCGACGACGTCCCCGCCGACTGGCTGTGCGTCGCCTGCGACGTCACCGACGCGGAGGCCGTCGACGCCGCCTTCTCCCGCATCGAGCAGGAGTGGGGACCGGTCGAGATCCTGGTGTCCAACGCCGGGGTCACCGCCGACATGCTCGTGCTGCGCATGAACGAGGACGACTTCAGCGGTGTGCTCGACGCCAACCTGGTCGGCGGCTTCCGGGTGGCCAAGCGGGCCGTGGCCAAGATGATGCGGGCCCGTTTCGGGCGCATCGTCTTCGTCGGGTCCGTGGTGGGCAGCACCGGCCAAGCCGGCCAGGCCAACTACGCGGCGTCCAAGGCCGGCCTGGTGGGCCTGGCCCGCTCGCTGGCCCGTGAGTTCGCCTCCCGGTCGATCACGGTCAACGTGGTCGCGCCCGGCCCCGTCGCCACCGACATGTTCGCCGCTGTGGCCGACGACACCCGAGCCGCCATCGAAGCCGCCGTACCCCTCGGCCGCATGGCCGAACCCGAGGAGGTGGCCGCCGCGGTGGCCTTCCTCGCCTCCGACCAGGCGGGCTACATCACCGGTGCCGTCGTCCCCGTCGACGGCGGCCTCGGCATGGGCGCCACCTGA